The Pleuronectes platessa chromosome 11, fPlePla1.1, whole genome shotgun sequence genome includes a window with the following:
- the ccr6b gene encoding C-C chemokine receptor type 6, whose protein sequence is MASTTSDYDYSTAEYDDFCSFDPSPTEVITQSYIHAIVCAFGLIGNVLVIVTYMFYKRAKTMTDVYLYNVAAADLIFVVALPFIIYNEQHSWPMGSVACKILNSAYSINLYSGMLLLACISGDRYIAIVQARRSFGARSHTLIYGRLICSGVWVFAVALTLPTLLYTQRYEELNLGDDNVTVMCELSFSSHETAKLMKVLVPSLQMAVGFLLPLVVMVFCYSSIICTLLRAQNSQKHKAVRVVFAVVVVFIVCHLPYNVTLLTHILSLFKERRCEVEKIKLRVLDVSRVVAYLHCCLNPILYAFIGVKFRSHFKQIVVDLWCFSKKYIYSARSSHGTSDICISGLKSSEASNNMSSFSA, encoded by the coding sequence ATGGCGTCGACGACATCAGACTATGACTACAGTACAGCTGAGTATGACGACTTCTGCAGCTTTGACCCGAGCCCCACGGAGGTCATCACCCAATCATACATCCACGCCATCGTCTGCGCCTTCGGCCTGATCGGCAACGTCCTGGTGATCGTCACCTACATGTTCTACAAGAGAGCCAAGACCATGACGGACGTCTACCTCTACAACGTGGCTGCGGCGGACCTGATCTTTGTGGTGGCCCTGCCATTTATCATCTACAACGAGCAGCACAGCTGGCCAATGGGCTCTGTGGCCTGCAAGATACTGAACTCGGCTTACAGCATCAACCTCTACAGTGGCATGCTCCTGCTCGCCTGCATCAGTGGTGATCGTTACATCGCAATAGTTCAGGCCAGAAGATCCTTCGGCGCGCGCTCACACACTCTGATCTACGGCCGCCTCATCTGCTCTGGTGTTTGGGTGTTTGCTGTGGCCCTGACGCTGCCCACGCTCCTCTACACCCAGCGCTATGAAGAGCTGAACCTGGGGGATGACAACGTCACCGTGATGTGTGAGCTGTCTTTCAGCAGCCACGAGACAGCGAAGCTGATGAAGGTGCTGGTTCCCAGCCTACAAATGGCCGTCGGCTTCCTGCTGCCTCTGGTGGTGATGGTGTTCTGCTACTCCAGCATCATATGCACCTTGCTGAGAGCACAGAACAGCCAGAAGCACAAGGCTGTGCGTGTGGTTTTTGCTGTCGTGGTGGTTTTCATCGTCTGCCACCTTCCCTACAACGTGACCCTGCTCACACACATCCTGTCTCTGTTTAAGGAGAGACGTTGTGAGGTGGAAAAGATTAAACTCAGAGTTCTGGACGTCTCCAGGGTCGTAGCCTACCTCCACTGCTGTCTGAATCCCATCCTCTACGCCTTCATCGGGGTGAAGTTCAGGAGCCACTTCAAGCAAATAGTGGTGGATCTCTGGTGCTTCAGCAAAAAGTACATCTACTCTGCTCGCTCGTCACACGGAACCTCCGATATTTGCATCTCGGGTCTCAAGTCTTCAGAGGCCTCTAACAACATGTCATCGTTCAGTGCATGA